A window of Acinetobacter sp. TR3 contains these coding sequences:
- a CDS encoding AlbA family DNA-binding domain-containing protein: protein MSSEQPLLLEIQKGESKTLEFKQQLPKGQQIAKTLIAFANSSGGKLIIGVTDDRQLVGIQEDIFDLQDKITSMIYELCAPQLAAQIYIENIDGVELLVVEVARGSLFPYYLKSVGREQGTYIRLGASNRVASPEHIQQLELQRLNISFDALANYQYPLEKLDLTVLEAAFKAADKTLTLEKMLNLKLVIEEQGQRYASHGLLILLGQYEHVMTQCARFKGTNMSVFLDRKEYTGDLFSQIEQAEIFIKNHLSLRAEIRGLKRYDYLEIPENAIREALINAYVHRDYSNFGRNIKVAVYDDLVNIVSPGGLPNGLTEADLLQGRSEIRNRVLARVFRELGYIEHWGSGLQRIKQMCEAEKLATPEFLETNDFFDVKLYRPVIESIGGAIGGAIDHSSGAIEGLGGAIEASQLTERQQEILVLIQRNPKVSYRFLAEQLGINQSALQKHLNHLKDAGWLERMGGTRGYWMIKKEFGVRDES from the coding sequence ATGAGTTCTGAGCAACCATTACTGCTTGAGATTCAGAAAGGCGAAAGTAAAACGTTAGAATTTAAGCAGCAGTTACCTAAAGGTCAGCAGATTGCCAAAACATTAATCGCTTTTGCGAATAGTAGTGGCGGAAAGTTAATTATTGGGGTGACTGATGATCGACAATTAGTAGGTATTCAAGAAGATATTTTTGACCTGCAAGATAAAATCACCTCCATGATTTATGAGTTGTGTGCGCCACAACTGGCCGCTCAAATCTATATTGAGAATATAGACGGTGTAGAGTTACTGGTGGTGGAAGTGGCTCGGGGAAGTTTATTTCCGTATTACCTTAAATCTGTAGGACGTGAGCAAGGCACATATATCCGCCTAGGTGCAAGTAACCGTGTGGCATCGCCTGAGCATATTCAACAACTGGAACTTCAACGGCTGAATATCAGTTTTGATGCCTTAGCCAATTATCAATACCCTTTAGAAAAGCTCGATTTAACGGTTTTAGAAGCAGCGTTTAAAGCTGCTGATAAAACACTGACTTTAGAAAAAATGTTGAATCTAAAGTTAGTGATTGAAGAGCAGGGGCAGCGTTATGCCAGTCATGGTTTATTGATCTTACTCGGTCAATATGAGCATGTAATGACCCAATGCGCCCGATTTAAAGGCACAAATATGAGCGTGTTTTTAGACCGTAAAGAATATACAGGCGATTTATTTTCACAAATTGAGCAAGCCGAAATTTTTATTAAAAACCATTTGTCTTTACGTGCCGAAATTCGTGGCTTAAAGCGTTATGACTATTTGGAAATTCCAGAAAATGCCATCCGTGAAGCTTTAATCAATGCCTATGTGCATCGGGATTACAGTAACTTTGGACGCAATATCAAAGTGGCTGTATATGATGATTTGGTCAATATCGTCTCCCCAGGTGGTTTGCCCAATGGTTTAACCGAAGCCGACTTGTTACAGGGACGCTCGGAAATTCGTAATCGGGTTTTGGCACGTGTGTTTAGAGAGTTGGGCTACATTGAGCATTGGGGCAGTGGTCTGCAACGGATCAAGCAGATGTGTGAAGCCGAAAAACTGGCAACGCCTGAATTTTTAGAAACCAATGATTTTTTTGATGTGAAGTTATATCGTCCTGTGATTGAATCGATAGGTGGTGCAATAGGTGGTGCAATAGATCATTCAAGTGGTGCAATTGAGGGTTTAGGTGGTGCAATCGAAGCAAGCCAACTCACCGAACGCCAACAAGAAATTTTAGTTTTAATTCAGCGTAATCCGAAAGTTTCTTATCGCTTTTTGGCAGAACAACTTGGTATTAATCAATCTGCCTTACAAAAGCATCTGAATCATTTAAAAGATGCAGGCTGGCTTGAGCGTATGGGTGGAACTCGTGGTTATTGGATGATTAAGAAAGAGTTTGGAGTGAGAGATGAATCCTAG
- a CDS encoding restriction endonuclease subunit S: protein MNPSWSLKKISDICDFQNSKRIPLKSLDREKRQGEYPYYGASGIVDYIDDYVFDGKYLLISEDGENLRTRNTPIAFQAEGKFWVNNHAHVLSEKEQGVLDYLEYYFSILNINPYITGAVQPKLNKANLDVIEIPIPSLDERLKINQILNSLKEKIKLNNQINQTLESIAQAIFKSWFIDFEPVRAKITAKQTGQDPEFAAMCVISGKSEAELEQMAAEDFAELQATAALFPDELVESELGEVPMGWGIGCIGDIAKYSSNKILLNDLTLENYISTENMLPEKKGIEKASSLPKANSVPAFRQGNILVSNIRPYFKKIWFSFFDGGHSNDVLNFDVLEKGTEEYLYNLIYQDSFFDRMMASSKGSKMPRGDKKAIMDFQIIVPPISLRCLYSAKVRSFYFYQNKLKIENQTLIDLRDTLLPRLLSGEISLNKNMGSIDD, encoded by the coding sequence ATGAATCCTAGTTGGTCATTAAAAAAAATATCTGATATTTGCGATTTTCAAAATAGTAAACGTATCCCATTGAAAAGTCTTGATAGGGAAAAAAGACAAGGGGAATATCCATACTATGGCGCATCAGGGATTGTTGATTATATTGATGATTATGTTTTTGATGGAAAATACCTACTTATATCGGAAGATGGTGAGAACCTAAGAACTCGTAATACACCAATCGCATTTCAAGCAGAAGGAAAATTTTGGGTAAATAATCATGCACATGTTTTATCTGAAAAGGAGCAAGGAGTTTTAGATTATTTAGAATATTATTTTTCAATTCTTAATATAAATCCATATATTACTGGTGCAGTGCAACCTAAACTTAATAAAGCTAATTTAGATGTAATAGAAATTCCTATTCCATCTTTAGATGAGCGTTTGAAAATTAATCAAATTTTAAATTCATTAAAAGAAAAAATTAAATTAAACAACCAAATCAACCAAACACTAGAATCTATTGCTCAAGCCATTTTTAAAAGTTGGTTTATCGACTTTGAACCTGTACGTGCCAAAATTACTGCAAAACAAACTGGTCAAGACCCTGAATTTGCCGCTATGTGTGTGATTAGTGGTAAAAGTGAAGCTGAGCTTGAGCAAATGGCAGCGGAAGATTTTGCTGAGTTACAAGCGACGGCTGCACTTTTTCCTGATGAGTTGGTAGAAAGTGAGTTAGGGGAAGTGCCGATGGGGTGGGGAATTGGTTGTATTGGAGATATTGCAAAATATAGTTCTAATAAAATTTTGTTAAATGATTTAACGCTTGAAAATTATATATCTACAGAAAATATGTTACCTGAAAAAAAGGGGATCGAAAAAGCAAGTTCATTACCAAAGGCAAATAGTGTTCCAGCGTTTAGGCAAGGGAATATTTTGGTTTCCAATATCCGACCTTATTTTAAGAAAATTTGGTTTTCTTTTTTCGATGGTGGGCATTCTAATGATGTATTGAACTTTGATGTCTTAGAAAAAGGTACGGAAGAATATTTATATAATTTAATTTACCAAGACAGTTTTTTTGACAGAATGATGGCTTCATCTAAAGGTTCAAAAATGCCTAGAGGTGATAAAAAAGCAATTATGGATTTTCAGATAATTGTACCGCCGATAAGTTTAAGGTGTTTGTATTCTGCAAAAGTAAGATCATTTTATTTTTATCAAAATAAATTGAAAATTGAAAATCAAACATTAATTGATTTAAGAGATACTTTATTACCAAGGTTGTTGTCGGGTGAGATTTCTTTGAATAAAAATATGGGTAGTATTGATGATTAA
- a CDS encoding AAA family ATPase: MIKKIKSIGNLAVFKGFEWDSNVRNNGGAADTFKDINIIYGRNYSGKTSLSRIIRALEMGKISDKYNNPEFCVKFSDKEVTQNNLTSHGKKIRVFNEDFIKENLKFIVHQDDGIQSFAILGENNNIVETEIQTIENELGKKEQGQETGLYAKRVQVISSYDDAKIVWDNAKRALDKQLSDKATDRKNGIKYQSERFGDQNYNVQKLSNDIREVLSESYKELSLEEIEQFRKLSLEKLLDEFSIIELPKIRLSNFVEKTEKLVAKKISSSNKIEELVKNAILNRWVNEGRSYHKDKLSNCAFCGTLISEERWKELDQHFDKESKILEDDIDSLIVDIESEKKSFSLLKVDKSKFYSKFHKTLDIIQTDLEEIIGKYYLILDSLIDQLKERKANILTEKDFINPNKDVEDLKVIWTSYLNIKKESTEFSKQLLNEQKHAKDKLRLNEISNFLEIIKYQDQVANIEALSIKVVENENKKISIDEIISQKEQLIKTKKAELRDEEKGADKVNELLKNFFGHHYLSLQPITNESGVRFEVIREDKKAYHLSEGECSLLAFCYFMAKLEDIDTKGSKPIIWIDDPISSLDSNHIFFIYSLINEKIVNNHIFGQLFISTHNLDFLKYLKKVDGKFLNSSGKPQNYQKEYFLISRVNDTSKISIMPKYLKEYVTEFNYLFHQIYKCSIIEVIDDSNYITFYNFGNNARKFFEIYLYYKYPDKGMTEETLNLFFDGDNIPALLTDRINNEYSHLCGVFERGSSPVEVPEMQIAAKRIITKLSSDREQFIGLLKSVGEDTSNISSASEV; encoded by the coding sequence ATGATTAAGAAAATTAAAAGTATCGGCAACCTTGCGGTTTTTAAAGGTTTTGAATGGGATTCTAATGTTAGGAATAATGGGGGAGCTGCTGATACCTTTAAAGACATCAATATAATTTATGGGCGAAATTATTCTGGAAAGACATCTTTATCTCGAATAATTAGAGCACTAGAGATGGGGAAAATATCGGATAAATATAACAATCCAGAATTTTGTGTGAAGTTTTCTGATAAAGAAGTAACGCAAAACAACCTAACATCTCATGGGAAGAAAATTAGAGTTTTTAATGAAGACTTTATTAAAGAAAATTTAAAATTTATTGTGCATCAAGATGATGGCATTCAATCATTTGCTATTTTAGGTGAGAACAATAATATTGTTGAAACCGAAATTCAAACGATTGAAAATGAGCTTGGAAAAAAGGAACAGGGTCAAGAAACAGGATTGTATGCTAAAAGGGTTCAAGTAATCAGCAGTTATGATGATGCTAAAATAGTATGGGATAATGCGAAAAGAGCATTAGATAAGCAATTAAGTGATAAAGCGACAGATAGAAAAAATGGAATAAAATATCAATCTGAAAGATTTGGCGATCAAAACTATAATGTTCAGAAACTTAGTAATGATATTAGAGAAGTATTATCTGAATCGTATAAAGAGTTATCTTTAGAAGAAATTGAACAGTTTAGAAAGCTGAGTTTAGAAAAATTATTAGATGAATTTTCTATAATTGAACTTCCTAAAATTAGATTATCTAATTTTGTTGAAAAAACCGAAAAACTGGTTGCAAAAAAAATTAGTTCATCTAACAAGATTGAAGAATTAGTTAAAAATGCAATTTTGAATCGTTGGGTTAATGAAGGTAGATCTTATCATAAAGATAAACTAAGTAATTGCGCTTTTTGCGGAACTCTTATAAGTGAGGAGAGGTGGAAGGAATTAGACCAGCATTTTGATAAAGAATCTAAGATCTTAGAAGATGATATAGATAGTCTCATTGTAGATATTGAATCAGAGAAGAAGAGTTTCTCTTTATTAAAAGTTGATAAATCAAAATTTTATTCAAAATTTCATAAAACACTTGATATTATTCAAACAGATTTGGAAGAAATAATTGGCAAATATTATTTAATTTTAGATAGTTTAATTGATCAATTAAAAGAACGGAAAGCGAACATTCTTACTGAAAAGGATTTTATTAATCCTAATAAAGATGTTGAAGATTTAAAGGTAATATGGACTTCATACCTAAATATTAAAAAAGAATCGACCGAGTTTAGTAAACAGTTATTAAATGAACAAAAACATGCTAAAGATAAATTGCGTTTAAATGAGATCTCTAATTTTTTAGAAATTATTAAATATCAAGATCAAGTCGCTAATATTGAAGCCTTGAGTATCAAAGTTGTTGAAAATGAAAACAAAAAGATATCTATAGATGAGATTATTAGCCAAAAAGAGCAACTTATCAAAACTAAAAAAGCAGAACTTCGTGATGAAGAAAAAGGTGCAGATAAAGTTAATGAGTTATTAAAAAATTTCTTTGGACATCATTATTTATCTTTGCAACCAATAACAAATGAAAGTGGAGTGAGATTTGAAGTTATTAGAGAAGATAAAAAAGCATATCATTTAAGTGAGGGGGAATGCAGTTTACTTGCTTTTTGCTACTTTATGGCAAAATTAGAGGATATTGATACTAAAGGTTCAAAGCCAATTATTTGGATTGATGATCCTATTTCTAGCTTAGATAGTAATCATATTTTCTTTATTTATAGTTTGATTAACGAGAAAATTGTTAATAATCATATTTTTGGTCAACTATTTATTTCTACGCATAATTTAGACTTTTTAAAATATTTAAAAAAGGTTGATGGAAAATTTTTAAATTCGAGTGGAAAACCTCAGAATTATCAAAAAGAGTATTTTTTGATCTCAAGGGTGAATGATACTTCTAAGATTAGTATCATGCCAAAATATCTTAAAGAGTATGTAACGGAATTCAACTATTTATTTCATCAAATTTATAAGTGTTCTATTATTGAGGTTATTGATGATTCAAATTATATAACTTTTTATAATTTTGGGAATAATGCTCGAAAATTCTTTGAAATTTACTTGTATTACAAATACCCTGATAAAGGTATGACAGAAGAAACCTTAAATTTATTTTTTGATGGGGATAATATTCCTGCTCTTTTGACAGATAGAATCAATAATGAATATTCACATTTGTGTGGCGTTTTTGAACGTGGTTCTTCACCTGTAGAAGTTCCTGAAATGCAAATTGCAGCCAAAAGAATTATCACCAAATTAAGTTCAGATAGAGAACAGTTTATTGGTCTGCTTAAAAGTGTAGGCGAAGATACAAGCAACATTAGTTCTGCTTCGGAAGTATAA
- a CDS encoding type I restriction endonuclease subunit R: MNETQLENLCLDWFSENGWEIVHGVDIAPDSSNPLRKDYKQVLIEADLQAAFERLNPHLPASCFEQVLQKLSKPESLDLITNNRAFHKMLLEGVPVSYKKEDDWINDHAFLVDFNHVQQNRFVAINQFTIQGTKQPRRPDIICFINGIPFAVLELKSPTDENADIWDAFNQLQTYKEEISDLFVFNEALVVSDGITARVGSLTASQERFLPWRTIKNEDDKPQLEWELETVIRGFFDRELFLDYIRFFVLFETDGEKTIKKIAGYHQFHAVREAVQATIAASNPTGNKKAGVVWHTQGSGKSISMCCYAGKLLQQPAMQNPTLLIVTDRNDLDGQLFETFSQAQELLKQTPVQANNRDELRQLLAERESGGIIFTTVQKFALLDGEAEHPLLNGRHNIVVMSDEAHRSQYGLKAKLSNDGTYKFGYAKHMRDALKNAAFIGFTGTPISSEDKDTRAVFGDYVSIYDIQDAVEDGATVPIYYESRLAKLDINKAEIEELSDQVDEVVEDEEDVGSREKTKGEWSRLEKLVGATPRLKQIAADLVTHFEARTEATAGKGMIVTMSREICVHLYNEIIALRPDWHDDDPKKGKIKIVMTGSASDKPLLQPHIYNKQVKKNLEKRFKDVNDPLQLVIVRDMWLTGFDAPCTHTMYIDKPMKGHNLMQAIARVNRVFKDKQGGLVVDYIGIANELKQALKTYTDAKGKGEPTLRAEEAYAVLAEKMDAIRGMFAKTTDQAGLDLSSYETQAHRLIIPAANYVLSLKDGKKRFLDLVLAVNKAFSLCGTLDEAKTLHKEIAFYSAIKAVISKHTSVDRKLSQAEKDSTLKQILDNAVVADGVADVFALCGLDKPNIGLLSDEFLEDVRQMPYRNLAVELLEKLLNDGIKAKTRNNLVQEKRFSDRLQETLRKYNNRAIETSQVIEELIQMAKEFQAEMEREASLGLNPDEIAFYDALANNESAVRELGDDTLKQIAREITEKLRKSTTVDWQVRDSVRAQLKILVRRTLQRWKYPPDKAAEAIELVMKQAEMLSNAWTN, translated from the coding sequence ATGAACGAAACACAACTTGAAAACCTATGCCTAGACTGGTTCTCTGAAAATGGCTGGGAAATCGTTCATGGTGTCGATATTGCGCCTGACAGTAGCAATCCTTTACGCAAAGACTATAAACAAGTTCTGATTGAAGCAGACTTACAAGCCGCTTTTGAACGCTTAAATCCACATTTGCCAGCGAGCTGTTTTGAGCAGGTTTTACAAAAACTGAGTAAACCCGAAAGTCTGGACTTAATCACCAATAACCGTGCTTTTCATAAAATGCTATTGGAAGGCGTACCTGTCAGTTATAAAAAAGAAGATGATTGGATAAATGACCATGCGTTTTTGGTCGATTTTAATCATGTACAGCAAAACCGCTTTGTCGCAATCAATCAATTTACTATCCAAGGCACAAAGCAACCAAGACGACCTGACATTATCTGCTTTATTAACGGTATCCCTTTTGCTGTACTTGAGCTAAAAAGCCCAACCGATGAAAACGCCGATATTTGGGATGCGTTTAACCAACTACAAACCTACAAAGAAGAAATCTCTGATCTGTTTGTTTTTAATGAAGCTTTGGTGGTGAGTGATGGTATTACAGCTCGGGTGGGGTCATTAACAGCAAGTCAAGAACGTTTCTTGCCGTGGCGTACCATTAAAAATGAAGATGATAAGCCTCAGCTAGAATGGGAACTGGAAACGGTGATTCGAGGTTTCTTTGATCGTGAGTTATTTCTCGATTATATCCGTTTCTTTGTGCTGTTTGAAACTGATGGTGAAAAAACGATTAAAAAAATTGCAGGCTATCACCAGTTCCATGCAGTGCGTGAAGCTGTTCAGGCGACTATTGCCGCATCGAATCCTACAGGAAATAAAAAAGCAGGGGTGGTTTGGCATACCCAAGGTTCAGGTAAAAGTATCTCGATGTGTTGCTATGCAGGTAAGTTACTTCAACAACCAGCCATGCAGAATCCTACCTTATTGATTGTGACGGATCGTAATGACTTAGATGGACAGCTATTTGAAACCTTTAGTCAAGCACAAGAATTATTAAAACAAACGCCAGTACAAGCCAATAATCGTGATGAGCTGAGACAACTCCTTGCTGAACGTGAGTCGGGCGGTATTATTTTTACCACGGTACAAAAGTTTGCTTTGCTCGATGGAGAAGCTGAGCATCCATTACTGAATGGTCGGCACAATATTGTGGTCATGTCCGATGAAGCCCACCGTAGCCAATATGGACTCAAAGCCAAACTGTCGAATGATGGGACTTATAAATTTGGCTATGCCAAGCACATGCGTGATGCCTTAAAGAATGCTGCCTTTATTGGTTTTACAGGTACGCCAATTTCCAGTGAAGACAAAGATACCCGCGCTGTTTTTGGCGATTATGTTTCAATTTACGATATTCAAGATGCAGTAGAGGACGGCGCAACCGTGCCAATCTATTATGAATCTCGTTTGGCAAAATTGGATATTAATAAGGCTGAAATCGAGGAACTGTCTGATCAAGTCGATGAAGTGGTAGAAGATGAGGAAGATGTCGGTAGTCGTGAAAAGACCAAAGGTGAATGGAGTCGATTAGAGAAGTTAGTAGGTGCAACACCACGCCTGAAACAGATTGCTGCGGATTTGGTGACGCACTTTGAAGCCCGTACTGAAGCCACAGCAGGCAAAGGTATGATTGTGACTATGAGCCGTGAAATCTGTGTGCATTTGTATAATGAAATTATTGCATTGCGCCCAGATTGGCATGATGATGACCCGAAAAAAGGAAAAATCAAAATTGTGATGACAGGTTCAGCATCGGATAAGCCTTTGCTACAGCCTCATATTTACAATAAGCAAGTGAAGAAAAATTTAGAGAAACGTTTTAAAGATGTGAATGACCCTTTGCAGTTGGTGATTGTGCGTGATATGTGGCTGACAGGTTTTGATGCACCGTGTACGCATACCATGTATATCGACAAACCGATGAAAGGGCATAACCTCATGCAGGCGATTGCTCGTGTGAACCGTGTTTTTAAAGACAAGCAAGGTGGTTTGGTTGTTGATTATATCGGGATTGCCAATGAGTTAAAGCAGGCATTAAAAACCTATACAGATGCCAAAGGAAAAGGCGAGCCAACCTTACGTGCAGAAGAAGCCTATGCAGTGCTTGCTGAAAAAATGGATGCCATTCGTGGGATGTTTGCCAAGACCACTGATCAAGCTGGGTTAGATTTAAGCAGTTATGAAACACAAGCACACCGACTGATTATTCCAGCAGCCAACTATGTGCTAAGTCTAAAAGATGGCAAAAAACGCTTTTTAGATTTAGTGCTCGCAGTCAATAAAGCTTTTTCATTGTGCGGTACGCTAGATGAAGCCAAGACCTTACATAAGGAAATTGCATTTTATTCAGCCATTAAAGCAGTGATCAGTAAGCATACTTCTGTGGATCGTAAATTATCGCAAGCAGAAAAGGACAGTACGCTTAAACAAATTCTGGATAATGCTGTTGTGGCTGATGGTGTAGCAGATGTATTTGCGCTATGTGGTTTAGATAAACCCAATATCGGCTTGCTGTCAGATGAATTTTTGGAAGATGTACGACAAATGCCGTACCGTAACTTGGCAGTCGAATTATTAGAAAAATTATTGAATGATGGCATCAAGGCAAAAACACGTAATAACCTTGTGCAAGAAAAACGCTTCTCAGATCGCTTGCAGGAAACTCTAAGGAAATATAACAACCGTGCGATTGAGACTTCACAGGTGATTGAAGAGCTGATTCAAATGGCGAAAGAGTTTCAGGCTGAAATGGAACGTGAAGCTTCACTCGGTTTGAATCCCGATGAAATCGCTTTCTATGATGCTTTAGCAAATAATGAAAGTGCAGTGCGTGAATTGGGTGATGATACGCTGAAACAAATTGCTCGTGAAATCACTGAGAAATTGCGAAAATCAACAACGGTGGATTGGCAGGTTCGAGATAGTGTACGTGCCCAGCTTAAAATCTTGGTACGTCGTACCTTGCAGCGTTGGAAGTACCCGCCTGACAAAGCAGCTGAGGCGATTGAATTAGTCATGAAGCAGGCTGAAATGTTATCGAATGCTTGGACAAACTGA
- a CDS encoding tyrosine-type recombinase/integrase, whose product MATTKLSDVKIKSLKPKDKLYRLLDSDRLYIEIRPTGAKVWRFKFVFQGKESSMSLGEYPSISLAEARSLKEQMRAKLAKGIHPVEDRKNIKAKSLAESTNTFDSIAAEFKLKRMCSKSETYQEKFDIALEKDISPVIGKKNVNEVTAADVLKVIDNTVDRIVKESKGRFTGASAALENRRFVGSVIRYAIATLRAENDPTYAVRDVIKRPRVNHARALTKEERYKARTSLPKYNGTQTVKNAGFILLYTMLRAVEIRKMQWSWVDFESRLITFPIEVMKKARIHVLPISDQAYKVLRQQHEISGDGILVFPAIFSKKSSGMLSPSTLNSMLEYIGLKDVTTHDFRATASTLLYEKDYEEAWIEKQLAHAESNKTKASYDHSKHLKQRRKMMQDWADIVDSWRDLACK is encoded by the coding sequence ATGGCTACTACAAAACTTTCTGATGTCAAAATTAAGAGTCTGAAACCAAAAGATAAATTATATAGGCTACTAGACTCTGATCGACTATATATAGAGATTAGACCGACTGGTGCTAAGGTATGGCGATTCAAATTTGTTTTTCAGGGCAAAGAATCATCAATGAGCTTAGGGGAATACCCTTCTATTAGTCTAGCTGAGGCTCGTTCTTTAAAAGAACAAATGAGAGCAAAACTAGCAAAAGGTATACACCCTGTTGAAGATCGAAAAAATATCAAAGCCAAATCATTAGCCGAATCAACCAATACTTTCGATTCAATTGCTGCTGAATTTAAACTGAAACGAATGTGTTCAAAATCTGAAACATATCAAGAGAAGTTTGATATTGCTTTAGAAAAAGATATTTCACCTGTGATTGGGAAGAAGAATGTAAACGAGGTAACAGCAGCAGATGTGCTTAAAGTAATTGATAACACTGTAGATCGAATTGTAAAAGAATCAAAAGGAAGATTTACTGGTGCTTCTGCCGCACTTGAGAACAGAAGATTTGTTGGTAGTGTTATTCGATATGCTATAGCAACGCTTCGTGCTGAGAATGATCCTACTTATGCAGTACGTGATGTAATTAAACGTCCTCGTGTCAATCATGCAAGAGCATTAACGAAAGAAGAGCGATATAAAGCAAGAACAAGTCTACCTAAATACAATGGCACACAAACTGTGAAGAATGCAGGCTTTATTCTCTTATACACAATGCTGCGCGCTGTAGAAATCAGGAAGATGCAATGGTCATGGGTAGACTTTGAATCAAGATTAATTACATTTCCAATTGAAGTGATGAAGAAAGCTAGAATCCACGTACTACCAATTTCAGATCAAGCATATAAGGTTTTACGACAGCAGCATGAAATATCAGGTGATGGCATTCTGGTGTTCCCTGCTATTTTTAGCAAAAAGAGTAGTGGGATGCTTTCACCATCAACTTTAAATAGCATGCTGGAGTATATCGGTCTTAAAGATGTAACTACTCATGACTTTAGAGCCACAGCATCAACATTACTATATGAAAAGGATTACGAGGAAGCGTGGATAGAGAAACAATTAGCACATGCCGAATCCAATAAAACTAAAGCCTCTTATGATCATTCAAAACATCTAAAACAAAGACGGAAAATGATGCAAGACTGGGCTGACATTGTTGACAGTTGGAGAGACTTAGCCTGTAAATAA
- the coaD gene encoding pantetheine-phosphate adenylyltransferase: MSKTRVIYPGTFDPITNGHVDLVARASKMFDEVVVAIAIGHHKNPVFSLEERVELAKASLSHLSNVEFVGFDGLLVNFFREQRATAVLRGLRAISDFEYEFQLANMNRQLDPHFESVFLTPSEQYSFISSTLVREIARLKGDVNKFVPAVVVEAFERKHQQGW; encoded by the coding sequence ATGTCTAAAACACGTGTGATTTATCCGGGGACTTTCGATCCAATTACCAACGGGCACGTTGATTTGGTTGCAAGAGCATCAAAAATGTTTGATGAAGTGGTTGTTGCAATTGCAATTGGTCATCATAAAAATCCAGTGTTTAGTTTAGAAGAGCGTGTAGAATTAGCAAAAGCTTCATTAAGCCATTTGTCTAATGTAGAGTTTGTTGGTTTTGATGGTTTATTGGTCAATTTCTTTCGTGAACAACGTGCAACTGCGGTACTGCGTGGTTTAAGAGCGATTTCAGATTTTGAATATGAATTTCAATTGGCGAATATGAACCGTCAACTTGATCCTCATTTTGAATCAGTTTTTTTAACCCCATCAGAGCAATATTCATTTATTTCATCAACATTGGTAAGAGAAATTGCTCGATTGAAAGGTGATGTGAATAAGTTTGTGCCCGCTGTTGTTGTTGAGGCATTTGAACGCAAACATCAGCAAGGTTGGTAG
- a CDS encoding YfhL family 4Fe-4S dicluster ferredoxin, which yields MSLYITDECINCDVCEPVCPNEAIYMGELIYEINPALCTECIGHHDQPQCQLFCPVDCIPLDPQHVESQDELMAKYKKLTAQKNASN from the coding sequence ATGTCTCTTTATATTACTGATGAATGCATTAACTGTGATGTTTGTGAGCCAGTATGCCCCAATGAAGCCATTTATATGGGGGAATTGATTTATGAAATTAACCCTGCACTTTGTACAGAGTGCATTGGGCATCATGATCAGCCACAGTGTCAGTTATTTTGTCCAGTTGATTGTATTCCGCTTGATCCTCAGCATGTCGAGTCACAAGATGAGTTGATGGCAAAATATAAAAAATTAACTGCACAAAAAAATGCGAGCAATTAA